One window of Plasmodium falciparum 3D7 genome assembly, chromosome: 7 genomic DNA carries:
- a CDS encoding EMP1-trafficking protein, producing MLYSRLDIKKHNENTKNMSKCYTIVSDELISREYNIKKNRMWYYIFVKILFLSFFICILNGSSYDTYCKEGNKEDNVEGLFSIRPSRSLTERKQRNNGKPSVYVNNGEEEYYEEVYSEEEHSPDEYADGEYYDDDGNYEEVNYDEEYYEEEGEKSKNVLEKYNDYASKSHGMSSVLKSVISGFTETCNDVKEAVKPNIDTIKDTLSSGITNIDKRVVGNVSSIINKITNADEEDSEECDQYDEYDQYDENMNDQMFDEMEYEENHNTPSSPNLKKRASNYMHKNPNKVNTKTVNKQNKFSNTGKKFVQEFKSNTHDGMNNKVNTTNNAPNVIKSNTHGGMNNKVNTTNNAPNEIKMNTYDGMNNKVNTTNNTPNEIKMNTYDGMNNKVNTTNNAPNEIKSNTYDDMNNKVNTTNNAPNEIKSNTDNGVNNTTYATTKNFVSEFNSNYDDGINKGSYTTKSYVSEFKSNYDGGINKESYTTKSYVSEFKSNSDGGINKEIYTPKIYVSEFKNNDDEGINKESYTTKSYVSEFKYNDDGGINKEIYTPQIYVSEFKNNDDEGINKESYTTKSYVSEFKYNDDGGINKEIYTPKIYVSEFKNNDDGDINNEISTPKNYVSEFKNNDDEDLKKESYTTKSYVSEFKNNDDGGLKKEISTPKNYVSEFKNNFDGGINKEVSVPRLSVNEFENNDDVGLKKEVSVPRLSVNEFENNDDVGLKKEVSVPRLSVSEFENNDDVGLKKEVSVPRLSVNEFENNDDVGLKKEISTPKNYVSEFKNNFDGCLKKEVSVPRLSVSEFENNDDVGLKKEVSVPRLSVNEFENNDDVGLKKEVSVPRLSVNEFENNDDVGLKKEVSVPRLSVSEFENNDDVGLKKEISTPKNYVSEFKNNFDGCLKKEVSVPRLSVSEFKNNFDGCLKKEVSVPRLSVSEFENNDDVGLKKEVSVPRLSVNEFENNDDVGLKKEVSVPRLSVSEFKNNDDVSLNKESYPRRKFVSELKSNTYSYMNKNPYSHKKYVGVLKNNSDGGINKDFGTKGSVINEIKDNNMNNENMQLGTTKNVLSEGTYNNESDMNKKPSTSTNINSENKQNAHTRSMSVANTKSHVQQNVKTFSSNHYENENNHKMHNVNEKEEVPKIDRTKINTRRASVSEINENVEETKKDIPQNKNYKHLTDEENKVEKEMSIHDGMKGQKYGSKNVRSFSSQGIRQDFPYKNENNHKMYNVNEKEEVPKIDRTKINTRRASVSEINENVEETKKDIPQNKNYKHLTDEENKVEKEMSIHDGMKGQKYGSKNVRSFSSQGIRQDFPYKNENNHKMYNVNEKEEVPKIDRTKINTRRASVSEINENVEETKKDIPQNKNYKHLTDEENKVEKEMSIHDGMKGQKYGSKNVRSFSSQGIRQDFPYKNENNHKMYNVNEKEEVPKIDRTKINTRRASVSEINENVEETKKDIPQNKNYKHLTDEENKVEKEMSIHDGMKGQKYGSKNVRSFSSQGIREDFPYKNENNHKMHNVNEKEEVPKIDRTKINTRRASVSEINENVEETKKDIPQNKNYKHLTDEENKVEKEMSIHDGMKGQKYGSKNIRSFSSQGIREDFPYKNENNHKMHNVNEKEEVPKIDRTKINTRRASVSEINENVEETKKDIPQNKNYKHLTDEENKVEKEMSIHDGMKGQKYGSKNIRSFSSQGIREDFPYENENNKHSGLNTPKNIPVNNRKLRKGCTVHEIGFMDDDNRNTMNDTTPNVNLKKKYNFGPSEGKEKNNTQNETHKLKSDIGNFKNSLHKEEKNVTDKLKPNFESSKENESNKGTNVPDKLKIEKDANSGSELKNTNNKEKEVKNKFNDTTDKMSQEKQDNQKEVGVRFVDNKEKVLGKNEHHEDHLKGKFVDNREKTLGKHEHHEEYVKGKFGDNREKTLGKHEHHEDHLKGKFGDNREKKLGKHEHHEDHLKGKFGDNREKTLGKHEHHEEYVKGKFVDNREKTLGKHKHHEDHLKGKFGDNREKTLGKHEHHEEYVKGKFVDNREKTLGKHKHHEDHLKGKFGDNREKTLGKHEHHEEYVKGKFVDNREKTLGKHKHHEDHLKGKFGDNREKTLGKHKHHEKGVNVQSSNTNKHMPRKMLR from the exons atgttatatagtagattagatataaaaaaacataatgaGAATACTAAAAATATGTCCAAATGTTATACGATTGTGTCTGATGAATTGATATCTAgggaatataatataaagaaaaatagaaTGTGGtattacatttttgttaaaatattatttcttagTTTTTTCATATGCATATTGAACGGATCGAGCTAT gATACGTATTGTAAGGAAGGCAATAAGGAAGATAATGTAGAAGGGTTATTTAGTATAAGACCAAGCAGATCATTAACTGAACGTAAACAAAGAAATAATGGTAAACCTTCTGTATATGTTAATAATGGTGAAGAAGAATATTATGAAGAAGTATATTCAGAGGAGGAACATTCCCCAGATGAATATGCTGATGGTgaatattatgatgatgatggaAATTACGAAGAAGTAAATTATGATGAAGAATATTATGAGGAAGAAGGTGAGAAGTCAAAAAACGttttagaaaaatataatgattatgCATCAAAAAGCCACGGTATGTCATCAGTGCTAAAATCTGTTATCAGTGGTTTTACTGAAACATGTAACGATGTAAAAGAAGCAGTGAAACCTAATATAGATACTATAAAAGATACCCTTTCAAGTGGTATAACAAATATTGATAAACGTGTTGTGGGTAATGTTTCtagtataataaataaaataacaaacgCTGATGAGGAAGATAGTGAAGAATGTGATCAGTATGATGAATATGATcaatatgatgaaaatatgaatgatCAAATGTTTGATGAAATGGAATATGAAGAGAATCATAATACTCCTTCTAGTCCTAATCTTAAGAAAAGGGCATCAAATTACATGCACAAAAATCCAAATAAAGTAAATACTAAAACtgtaaataaacaaaataagtTTTCAAATACTGGAAAGAAATTTGTACAAGAATTTAAAAGTAATACTCATGAtggtatgaataataaagtaAATACTACAAATAATGCACCAAATGTAATTAAAAGTAATACTCATGGtggtatgaataataaagtaAATACTACAAATAATGCACcaaatgaaattaaaatgaatacTTATGAtggtatgaataataaagtaAATACTACAAATAATACGCcaaatgaaattaaaatgaatacTTATGAtggtatgaataataaagtaAATACTACAAATAATGCACcaaatgaaattaaaagtAATACTTATgatgatatgaataataaagtaAATACTACAAATAATGCACcaaatgaaattaaaagtAACACAGATAATGGTGTAAATAACACGACATATGCTACTACCAAAAATTTTGTAAGTGAATTTAATAGCAATTACGATGATGGAATAAATAAGGGATCGTATACTACCAAAAGTTATGTAAGTGAGTTTAAAAGCAATTACGATGGtggaataaataaagaatcgTATACGACCAAAAGTTATGTAAGTGAGTTTAAAAGTAATTCTGATGGTGgtattaataaagaaatatatacaccAAAAATTTATGTGAgtgaatttaaaaataatgatgatgaaggtATTAATAAAGAATCATATACTACCAAAAGTTATGTAAGTGagtttaaatataatgatgatggaggtattaataaagaaatatatacaccACAAATTTATGTGAgtgaatttaaaaataatgatgatgaaggtATTAATAAAGAATCATATACTACCAAAAGTTATGTAAGTGagtttaaatataatgatgatggaggtattaataaagaaatatatacaccAAAAATTTATGTGAgtgaatttaaaaataatgatgatggtgatattaataatgaaatatctacaccaaaaaattatgtgagtgaatttaaaaataatgatgatgaagatctTAAGAAAGAATCATATACTACCAAAAGTTATGTAAGTGagtttaaaaataatgatgatggaGGTCTTAAGAAAGAAATATCTACACCAAAAAATTATGTGAgtgaatttaaaaataatttcgaTGGAGGTATTAATAAAGAAGTATCTGTACCAAGACTTAGTGTGAATGaatttgaaaataatgatgatgtagGTCTTAAGAAAGAAGTATCTGTACCAAGACTTAGTGTGAATGaatttgaaaataatgatgatgtagGTCTTAAGAAAGAAGTATCTGTACCAAGACTTAGTGTGAGTGaatttgaaaataatgatgatgtagGTCTTAAGAAAGAAGTATCTGTACCAAGACTTAGTGTGAATGaatttgaaaataatgatgatgtaggtcttaagaaagaaatatctacaccaaaaaattatgtgagtgaatttaaaaataatttcgaTGGATGTCTTAAGAAAGAAGTATCTGTACCAAGACTTAGTGTGAGTGaatttgaaaataatgatgatgtagGTCTTAAGAAAGAAGTATCTGTACCAAGACTTAGTGTGAATGaatttgaaaataatgatgatgtagGTCTTAAGAAAGAAGTATCTGTACCAAGACTTAGTGTGAATGaatttgaaaataatgatgatgtagGTCTTAAGAAAGAAGTATCTGTACCAAGACTTAGTGTGAGTGaatttgaaaataatgatgatgtaggtcttaagaaagaaatatctacaccaaaaaattatgtgagtgaatttaaaaataatttcgaTGGATGTCTTAAGAAAGAAGTATCTGTACCAAGACTTAGTGTGAgtgaatttaaaaataatttcgaTGGATGTCTTAAGAAAGAAGTATCTGTACCAAGACTTAGTGTGAGTGaatttgaaaataatgatgatgtagGTCTTAAGAAAGAAGTATCTGTACCAAGACTTAGTGTGAATGaatttgaaaataatgatgatgtagGTCTTAAGAAAGAAGTATCTGTACCAAGACTTAGTGTGAgtgaatttaaaaataatgatgatgtaaGTCTTAATAAGGAATCTTATCCTCGTAGAAAATTTGTAAGTGAGCTCAAAAGTAATACCTACtcttatatgaataaaaatccATATtctcataaaaaatatgtaggGGTGTTAAAAAACAATTCTGATGGCGGTATAAATAAAGATTTTGGTACAAAAGGAAGTGtaataaatgaaattaaagataataatatgaataatgaaaatatgcaACTAGGTACtacaaaaaatgtattaagtgaaggtacatataataatgaaagtgatatgaataaaaaaccTAGTACTAGtacaaatattaatagtgaaaataaacaaaatgctCACACTAGGAGTATGAGTGTAGCAAATACTAAAAGTCATGTACAACAAAACGTAAAGACATTTTCATCAAACCATTATGAGaatgaaaataatcataaaatGCATAATgttaatgaaaaagaagaagttCCCAAAATAGATAGAACCAAAATCAATACTCGTAGAGCAAGTGTTAGTGAAATTAATGAGAATGTAGAGGAAACCAAAAAAGATATtccacaaaataaaaattataaacatcttactgatgaagaaaataaagtagaaaaagaaatgagTATTCACGATGGAATGAAGGGACAAAAATATGGTTCTAAAAATGTAAGATCATTTTCATCACAAGGAATAAGACAAGATTTtccttataaaaatgaaaataatcataaaatgtataatgttaatgaaaaagaagaagttCCCAAAATAGATAGAACCAAAATCAATACTCGTAGAGCAAGTGTTAGTGAAATTAATGAGAATGTAGAGGAAACCAAAAAAGATATtccacaaaataaaaattataaacatcttactgatgaagaaaataaagtagaaaaagaaatgagTATTCACGATGGAATGAAGGGACAAAAATATGGTTCTAAAAATGTAAGATCATTTTCATCACAAGGAATAAGACAAGATTTtccttataaaaatgaaaataatcataaaatgtataatgttaatgaaaaagaagaagttCCCAAAATAGATAGAACCAAAATCAATACTCGTAGAGCAAGTGTTAGTGAAATTAATGAGAATGTAGAGGAAACCAAAAAAGATATtccacaaaataaaaattataaacatcttactgatgaagaaaataaagtagaaaaagaaatgagTATTCACGATGGAATGAAGGGACAAAAATATGGTTCTAAAAATGTAAGATCATTTTCATCACAAGGAATAAGACAAGATTTtccttataaaaatgaaaataatcataaaatgtataatgttaatgaaaaagaagaagttCCCAAAATAGATAGAACCAAAATCAATACTCGTAGAGCAAGTGTTAGTGAAATTAATGAGAATGTAGAGGAAACCAAAAAAGATATtccacaaaataaaaattataagcaTCTTactgatgaagaaaataaagtagaaaaagaaatgagTATTCACGATGGAATGAAGGGACAAAAATATGGTTCTAAAAATGTAAGATCATTTTCATCACAAGGAATAAGAGAAGATTTtccttataaaaatgaaaataatcataaaatGCATAATgttaatgaaaaagaagaagttCCCAAAATAGATAGAACCAAAATCAATACTCGTAGAGCAAGTGTTAGTGAAATTAATGAGAATGTAGAGGAAACCAAAAAAGATATtccacaaaataaaaattataaacatcttactgatgaagaaaataaagtagaaaaagaaatgagTATTCACGATGGAATGAAGGGACAAAAATATGGttctaaaaatataagatCATTTTCATCACAAGGAATAAGAGAAGATTTtccttataaaaatgaaaataatcataaaatGCATAATgttaatgaaaaagaagaagttCCCAAAATAGATAGAACCAAAATCAATACTCGTAGAGCAAGTGTTAGTGAAATTAATGAGAATGTAGAGGAAACCAAAAAAGATATtccacaaaataaaaattataaacatcttactgatgaagaaaataaagtagaaaaagaaatgagTATTCACGATGGAATGAAGGGACAAAAATATGGttctaaaaatataagatCATTTTCATCACAAGGAATAAGAGAAGATTTTCCgtatgaaaatgaaaataataaacattcAGGATTAAATACACCAAAAAATATTCCAGTAAATAATAGAAAATTAAGAAAAGGATGTACTGTACATGAAATAGGTTTTATGGATGATGATAATAGAAATACTATGAATGATACAACACCAAATGTTAAtcttaaaaagaaatacaatTTTGGACCTTCTGAaggaaaggaaaaaaataacacaCAAAATGAAACACATAAATTAAAATCCGACATtggaaattttaaaaatagtttacataaagaagaaaaaaatgtaacAGATAAATTAAAACCTAATTTTGAAAGTtctaaagaaaatgaatcgAACAAGGGAACAAATGTTCctgataaattaaaaattgaaaaagatGCTAATAGTGGTAGTGAATTAAAAAACACGAATAATAAAGAGAAggaagtaaaaaataaatttaatgatACTACAGACAAGATGTCACAAGAAAAACAAGACAATCAAAAGGAAGTAGGTGTTAGATTTGttgataataaagaaaaggtATTAGGAAAAAATGAACATCATGAGGATCACTTAAAAGGTAAATTTGTTGATAATAGAGAAAAGACATTAGGAAAACATGAACATCATGAAGAGTATGTAAAAGGTAAATTTGGTGATAATAGAGAAAAGACATTAGGAAAACATGAACATCATGAGGATCACTTAAAAGGTAAATTTGGTGATAATAGAGAAAAGAAATTAGGAAAACATGAACATCATGAGGATCACTTAAAAGGTAAATTTGGTGATAATAGAGAAAAGACATTAGGAAAACATGAACATCATGAAGAGTATGTAAAAGGTAAATTTGTTGATAATAGAGAAAAGACATTAGGAAAACATAAACATCATGAGGATCACTTAAAAGGTAAATTTGGTGATAATAGAGAAAAGACATTAGGAAAACATGAACATCATGAAGAGTATGTAAAAGGTAAATTTGTTGATAATAGAGAAAAGACATTAGGAAAACATAAACATCATGAGGATCACTTAAAAGGTAAATTTGGTGATAATAGAGAAAAGACATTAGGAAAACATGAACATCATGAAGAGTATGTAAAAGGTAAATTTGTTGATAATAGAGAAAAGACATTAGGAAAACATAAACATCATGAGGATCACTTAAAAGGTAAATTTGGTGATAATAGAGAAAAGACATTAGGAAAACATAAACATCATGAGAAGGGAGTAAACGTCCAATCAAGTAACACAAACAAACACATGCCAAGAAAAATGttaagataa